A window of Desulfobacterales bacterium contains these coding sequences:
- the mutS gene encoding DNA mismatch repair protein MutS gives MATPKMTPMIRQYLSIKEQYADYILFYRMGDFYEMFFDDARVASRELEITLTARNKHEEESVPMCGVPVKAVEGYIGRLIEKGYKVAICDQTEDPAEAKGLVKRDVVRVVTPGMVVNESLLDEKTNNFVIALWFGQRIHGIASLDISTGSFRLAESADPDTVLEEGRRIGPSEVVLPESARSSDAYAAVCRQFADTALTFLEDSVFEFKTGRRRLIEQFQTQSLEGFGCESAASGVAAAGALLYYLCDTQKQAITHLTGIETYHLDRYLFIDDISCRNLELLKNIRTGARQGTLLGVIDETVTAMGGRLLSQWLRYPLQDASAIQARLDAVEEVKNQLSLRKSVRENLKSVADLERLGSKIAMGQANARDLLALKRSLKTLPAVISDLNILSADLYHWDDDLSAPLLETADLIDAAIAEDPPPVLNEGGMIKRGYNGELDELIRISTEGKSYLAELAAKERERTGIQSLKVSYNKVFGYYIEVSKSRSESVPDHYIRKQTLVNAERYITEELKTFEAKVLGAQEKRIALEVEVFKDIREQVVARHSQIAEAARFVARLDCLTSFAEIADLNQYVRPEINDEGLIAIDDARHPVVEKLIAGERFVPNSVAMDNTDNQVMIITGPNMAGKSTVLRQVALIVLMAHMGAFVPAASAHISITDRIFTRVGALDNLAQGQSTFLVEMEETANIINNATPKSLVVMDEIGRGTSTYDGLSIAWAVAEHLHDLRGKGVKTLFATHYHELTELARIKPRVKNFSIAVKEWNDEIIFLHKLVDGATNRSYGIQVARLAGIPEPVVKRSKKILANVENTGYPLGESPQEVSDESTGGAGYVQLSLFRPPEQVILDKLREIDVSSITPIDAINYLHMLKETANHSGDAKKRGR, from the coding sequence ATGGCAACACCCAAAATGACCCCCATGATTAGGCAGTATCTTTCGATTAAGGAGCAGTATGCGGATTATATCCTGTTTTACCGCATGGGGGATTTTTATGAGATGTTCTTTGATGATGCCAGGGTGGCTTCCCGGGAGCTTGAGATCACGCTGACCGCAAGAAACAAGCACGAAGAAGAATCGGTTCCTATGTGCGGGGTCCCGGTCAAGGCAGTTGAGGGCTACATCGGCCGGCTGATCGAAAAGGGTTACAAAGTGGCCATCTGTGATCAGACCGAGGACCCTGCAGAGGCCAAGGGGCTGGTCAAGCGGGATGTGGTAAGGGTGGTTACCCCGGGCATGGTGGTAAATGAGAGCCTCCTGGATGAGAAAACCAATAATTTTGTCATTGCCCTGTGGTTCGGGCAGAGAATACATGGCATCGCCAGTCTTGATATTTCCACCGGAAGTTTTCGGCTGGCCGAGTCCGCTGACCCGGATACCGTCCTTGAGGAAGGCCGCCGCATCGGCCCAAGCGAAGTCGTGTTGCCTGAGAGCGCCCGCAGCAGTGATGCTTATGCAGCCGTGTGCCGGCAGTTTGCGGATACAGCGCTTACTTTTCTCGAAGACTCGGTGTTTGAATTTAAAACCGGCCGCCGCCGTCTGATCGAGCAGTTTCAGACCCAAAGCCTTGAAGGCTTTGGCTGTGAATCTGCGGCATCCGGGGTGGCTGCCGCCGGGGCTCTTCTTTATTACCTCTGTGATACCCAGAAGCAGGCCATAACCCACCTGACCGGTATTGAGACCTATCATCTGGATCGGTATCTGTTTATCGATGATATTTCCTGCAGAAACCTTGAGCTGTTAAAGAACATTCGGACCGGCGCCCGGCAGGGGACGCTGCTGGGGGTTATTGATGAAACGGTCACCGCCATGGGCGGGCGTCTTCTCAGTCAGTGGCTCCGGTATCCGCTGCAGGATGCATCAGCTATTCAGGCCCGCCTGGATGCCGTGGAAGAGGTGAAAAACCAGCTCTCCCTTCGTAAATCGGTTCGGGAAAATCTAAAATCCGTGGCTGACCTGGAGCGGCTGGGCAGCAAAATCGCCATGGGCCAGGCCAATGCCAGGGATCTGCTGGCCCTTAAGCGCTCGCTTAAGACCCTGCCGGCCGTTATATCGGATTTGAATATCTTGTCCGCGGATTTATATCACTGGGATGATGATTTGTCTGCGCCGCTTTTAGAAACGGCGGATTTAATCGATGCCGCCATAGCCGAGGATCCGCCGCCCGTGTTGAACGAGGGCGGGATGATCAAGCGCGGCTATAACGGCGAGCTGGACGAACTCATCCGGATCTCAACCGAAGGCAAATCCTATCTGGCGGAACTGGCCGCAAAGGAGCGGGAGCGCACCGGCATCCAATCCTTAAAGGTCAGTTATAATAAAGTATTCGGCTATTATATCGAAGTCTCCAAAAGCCGCTCGGAATCCGTTCCGGACCATTATATCCGCAAGCAGACGCTGGTCAATGCGGAGCGCTATATCACCGAAGAGCTGAAAACCTTCGAAGCCAAAGTGCTGGGTGCCCAGGAAAAGCGGATCGCCCTGGAGGTTGAAGTGTTCAAGGACATCCGGGAGCAGGTGGTTGCGCGGCATTCCCAGATTGCCGAAGCGGCCCGGTTTGTCGCCAGGCTGGACTGCCTGACAAGCTTTGCCGAGATTGCGGATTTGAATCAATACGTGCGGCCGGAAATCAATGACGAGGGCCTTATCGCCATTGATGACGCCCGCCACCCGGTGGTGGAAAAGCTGATTGCGGGGGAGCGCTTCGTGCCCAATTCCGTGGCCATGGATAATACGGATAATCAGGTCATGATTATCACCGGGCCGAATATGGCGGGTAAATCCACGGTGCTCCGGCAGGTGGCGCTGATTGTTTTAATGGCGCACATGGGGGCGTTTGTACCGGCGGCTTCGGCCCATATCTCGATTACCGATCGGATTTTTACGCGGGTGGGGGCGTTGGATAATCTGGCCCAGGGGCAAAGCACATTTCTCGTCGAGATGGAGGAGACCGCCAATATCATCAATAACGCCACCCCCAAGAGCCTGGTGGTAATGGATGAGATCGGCCGGGGCACGAGCACCTATGACGGCTTAAGTATTGCCTGGGCGGTGGCCGAGCATTTGCATGATCTGCGCGGCAAAGGGGTGAAAACCCTGTTTGCCACCCATTACCACGAGCTGACCGAACTGGCCCGGATCAAGCCCCGGGTAAAGAACTTCAGCATTGCGGTGAAAGAATGGAATGATGAAATTATTTTTCTGCATAAACTGGTTGACGGGGCCACCAACCGCAGTTATGGGATCCAGGTGGCGCGTCTGGCTGGTATTCCGGAGCCCGTTGTCAAACGCTCAAAAAAAATTCTTGCCAATGTCGAAAACACAGGATATCCGCTGGGCGAATCCCCACAGGAAGTCTCTGATGAGTCAACCGGCGGGGCGGGGTATGTGCAGCTTAGCCTTTTTCGGCCGCCGGAGCAGGTTATACTTGATAAATTGCGTGAAATTGATGTATCCTCCATTACACCGATTGATGCCATCAATTATCTGCATATGTTAAAAGAAACCGCTAATCATTCAGGCGATGCCA
- a CDS encoding lipopolysaccharide assembly protein LapA domain-containing protein yields MKKIKLLLWLIILGLIALVVYQNLKFLMTPETIRINLWIQQYNIELNIGVILLGLFLAGLLISYFFSLTHRFRARKMMRQLSEELTLERKKVAELESRLGKQAPSSGNAASVSAESSEPSASVDQQHQG; encoded by the coding sequence ATGAAAAAGATTAAGCTGCTTTTATGGTTGATTATTCTGGGCCTGATCGCCCTGGTGGTTTATCAGAACTTGAAATTTTTAATGACCCCGGAGACAATTCGGATCAATCTCTGGATTCAGCAATATAATATTGAATTAAACATCGGCGTTATTCTACTGGGCCTTTTTCTGGCCGGCCTCCTGATATCCTATTTTTTCAGTCTCACCCACCGCTTCAGGGCCCGGAAGATGATGCGGCAGCTAAGCGAGGAGTTGACCCTGGAGCGGAAAAAGGTCGCGGAGCTGGAATCCCGGCTGGGCAAGCAAGCCCCTTCGTCTGGGAATGCAGCGAGCGTGTCCGCAGAATCTTCGGAACCGTCGGCATCCGTCGACCAGCAGCATCAGGGGTAA
- a CDS encoding UPF0280 family protein yields the protein MGEQRLYRQSMGNAHLSGYRVCVKETDLWVQTINPLAEKAREYVLRYRGYIESYIAAVPDFLSAMTPVPLSGPAPAIIRDMTAAARAVNVGPMAAVAGAMAEYVGKVLLAYSGEVMVENGGDVFVKLDAPFTLAIDAGRSPFTHKIGLELDASAHPLGVCTSSATIGHSVSYGRADAVCVVSHSCPLADAAATAIGNQVGSADDIDRAIGWGRGIDGVSAIVVIVNDRIGVWGNTAVVPLTH from the coding sequence ATGGGAGAGCAGCGGCTTTATCGGCAATCCATGGGCAATGCCCATCTTTCCGGCTACCGGGTCTGCGTCAAGGAGACCGACCTGTGGGTGCAAACCATAAATCCCCTTGCGGAAAAGGCCAGGGAGTATGTGCTCCGGTACCGGGGCTATATTGAATCCTATATCGCTGCGGTCCCTGATTTTTTATCCGCCATGACGCCGGTGCCTCTTTCGGGACCCGCGCCCGCGATTATCCGGGATATGACGGCGGCTGCGCGGGCCGTTAATGTCGGACCAATGGCGGCGGTTGCCGGGGCCATGGCCGAGTATGTGGGCAAAGTACTTTTGGCGTATTCCGGGGAAGTTATGGTGGAGAATGGCGGGGATGTTTTTGTCAAGCTGGATGCTCCGTTTACCTTGGCGATTGATGCCGGCCGATCGCCGTTTACCCATAAAATCGGCCTGGAATTGGACGCCTCCGCGCATCCGCTGGGGGTGTGCACTTCATCGGCCACCATCGGCCATTCCGTAAGCTATGGGCGGGCGGATGCGGTGTGCGTGGTATCACACTCCTGTCCGCTGGCGGATGCGGCGGCTACCGCAATCGGCAATCAGGTGGGCTCAGCCGATGATATCGATCGGGCCATTGGTTGGGGGCGAGGGATAGATGGGGTCTCAGCCATCGTTGTCATTGTAAATGATCGGATCGGCGTGTGGGGCAACACCGCGGTTGTCCCGTTAACCCATTAA
- a CDS encoding HD domain-containing protein, producing the protein MGRSDLEGLRQILDKREALQLSEFAVKSGAGVRPRNEKRLEADYRQNFAVDVDRILHSLAYTRYIDKTQVFYLIENDHITHRMLHVQLVSKVARTIGRFLGLNEDLIEAIAIGHDIGHPPFGHDGERCLSELCRQAGIGEFHHNVQSVHFLEHVERKGQGWNLCLQTVDGVLCHDGEVHDQRIAPQRGKTFADHEQEMAQKKSGAPVTLLPMTLEGCVVRFADTVSYVGRDIEDAIRLGLIDRNELPAESVKYLGNTNGTIVYNLVTDIIHRSLESDAIAFSPEVSDALKALKAFNYHRIYKNPVIKKNLSAIKRLYRELFEQFVDDIRHERKNSPVYAGFIDGMAEAYLTAHRPAEIARDFISGMTDQYFLRQAPEGLRPEAALA; encoded by the coding sequence ATGGGAAGATCTGATCTGGAAGGACTGCGTCAGATTCTGGATAAGCGGGAAGCCTTGCAGCTTTCGGAATTTGCCGTGAAAAGCGGGGCCGGTGTACGGCCCAGAAATGAAAAACGTCTGGAGGCCGATTATCGGCAGAATTTTGCCGTGGACGTGGATCGCATTCTGCATTCTCTGGCCTATACCCGCTATATTGATAAAACCCAGGTGTTTTACCTGATTGAAAACGACCATATCACCCATCGGATGCTTCATGTGCAGCTGGTATCGAAGGTGGCCAGAACCATTGGCCGGTTCCTCGGATTAAATGAGGATCTGATCGAGGCCATCGCCATTGGCCACGATATCGGGCATCCGCCGTTCGGCCATGACGGGGAACGATGCCTTTCCGAACTCTGCCGGCAGGCCGGCATCGGCGAGTTCCATCATAATGTCCAAAGCGTTCATTTCCTGGAGCATGTGGAAAGAAAGGGACAGGGGTGGAATCTGTGCCTGCAGACCGTGGACGGGGTCCTGTGCCATGACGGCGAGGTGCATGATCAGCGGATCGCCCCGCAGCGGGGCAAAACGTTTGCGGATCATGAGCAGGAGATGGCGCAGAAAAAATCGGGGGCGCCGGTTACCCTGCTGCCCATGACCCTGGAGGGCTGTGTGGTCCGGTTTGCCGATACGGTCAGCTATGTGGGCCGGGACATTGAAGATGCCATCCGGCTGGGTTTAATCGACAGAAATGAGCTGCCCGCAGAAAGCGTTAAATATCTGGGCAATACGAACGGCACCATTGTGTATAACCTGGTGACAGACATCATCCACCGCAGCCTGGAAAGCGATGCGATTGCTTTTAGCCCGGAAGTCTCAGATGCCTTAAAGGCGCTGAAGGCATTCAATTACCATCGGATTTACAAAAATCCCGTGATAAAGAAAAATTTATCCGCCATCAAACGGCTTTACCGGGAGCTTTTTGAACAGTTTGTGGATGATATTCGGCATGAGCGCAAAAATTCCCCGGTTTATGCCGGCTTTATTGACGGCATGGCCGAGGCCTATCTAACCGCGCACCGGCCCGCGGAAATCGCCCGGGATTTTATCTCGGGCATGACCGATCAGTATTTTTTAAGGCAGGCGCCGGAAGGGCTCCGTCCGGAAGCGGCTTTGGCATAA
- a CDS encoding RimK family alpha-L-glutamate ligase, whose amino-acid sequence MRPAYITPMSGKSRSSHAPDRPVIALEARLKGCRNVRTLGVRPNFSDYSEDEADLIRRAEKIYYPSTHYIDMFDAMGKNTFPSSHTYRFVQDKIKQTTLFQLLDVPVPRTRFFYGRRKSEKIRRHFDFPFVAKIPRDSALGRGVYLIHNQAGLDQYCQMVKVAYVQQYLSTDRDIRVVVIGDQVAHAYWRVGGPGEFRSNIGQGGAIELDDVPQAAKTLALDTARRCGWNDVGLDICIYAGICYVLEANMKYGRQGFKKAGIDYTELMEEMIRDGKI is encoded by the coding sequence ATGCGTCCCGCATATATCACACCGATGTCTGGTAAATCCCGAAGTTCCCATGCCCCTGACAGGCCAGTGATCGCTCTGGAGGCCCGTCTCAAGGGCTGCCGGAATGTCCGCACGCTGGGGGTGCGGCCGAATTTTTCGGATTATTCCGAGGATGAAGCCGACCTCATCCGGCGGGCGGAAAAGATCTATTACCCCTCAACCCATTATATCGACATGTTCGATGCCATGGGGAAAAATACATTCCCCAGCAGCCACACCTACCGGTTTGTTCAGGACAAGATCAAGCAGACCACCCTGTTTCAGCTCCTGGATGTGCCCGTGCCCCGTACCCGGTTTTTTTACGGGCGCCGCAAATCAGAGAAGATCCGCCGGCACTTTGACTTTCCGTTTGTGGCCAAAATTCCGCGCGACTCCGCCCTTGGCCGGGGCGTGTATTTAATTCACAATCAGGCCGGGCTGGATCAATATTGTCAAATGGTAAAGGTCGCCTATGTTCAGCAATACCTGTCAACCGACCGGGATATCCGGGTGGTGGTGATCGGCGACCAGGTCGCGCACGCCTATTGGCGGGTCGGCGGTCCGGGGGAGTTCCGCAGTAACATCGGGCAGGGCGGCGCGATTGAGCTCGATGATGTGCCCCAGGCGGCAAAAACCCTGGCCCTGGATACGGCCCGCCGCTGCGGCTGGAATGATGTGGGGCTCGATATTTGCATTTATGCGGGTATCTGTTATGTATTGGAAGCCAACATGAAATACGGTAGACAGGGGTTTAAAAAAGCCGGCATTGATTACACAGAATTGATGGAGGAGATGATTCGGGATGGGAAGATCTGA
- a CDS encoding tetratricopeptide repeat protein yields the protein MDAIKQWPVRWLMGLLIPAVLIFSGCAAKAPEQKKESPHKQTRESAPPEKSDAEPGAPGNSYYYFLEAQLQKNKGRVDKAIAYMEAAISDDPDALFLKKELVVLHLHKQNYEKALEMVENILAAEPESPDFLIMKASILQTLDADAEIIPIYERVLSIDPERQQVYKILGKLYMDQGQLDQAREVFKKMVDIFPEDYVGHFHLGKIHASQNNFEAAASAFKKTISLAPSLNQPRWELVKLYKARNMEDKAISVYEDILANDPDNVAAAIELSLAYYTRFRTQAADEILADLGRRSIDDASVIRTVIQRLVLKERYDEALTVLQGMLSSAPNNPGLHYAAGIVHYNLDAVDEAVAAFEAVPRKSQFYLNAAIHRGIIAYQQEDLDRAISILKNALDAVDKEGKAEIIPYLSSFYKEKGELDAAETLIQKGIEMDPDNTELHFELGVIYDKKGQTDAAIEQMKKVIEQDPEHADALNYLGYTYADQGIHLEEAEAMIRKALEQKPENGYIIDSLGWVYYQRGDYEKAIEYIEKAVQLIGDDPILLEHLGDVYDKLGKPQRALDAYEKALEKNAENAASLEGKIEALKRSGL from the coding sequence ATGGATGCAATCAAGCAATGGCCGGTTCGTTGGCTGATGGGGCTGCTGATACCAGCCGTACTGATATTTTCGGGCTGTGCGGCCAAAGCGCCTGAACAAAAAAAAGAATCCCCTCACAAGCAGACCCGGGAAAGTGCGCCGCCGGAGAAATCCGACGCAGAGCCGGGCGCGCCGGGAAACAGCTACTATTATTTCTTGGAGGCTCAGCTCCAAAAAAATAAGGGGCGTGTGGATAAGGCCATAGCGTATATGGAAGCCGCTATTAGCGACGATCCGGACGCCCTTTTTCTTAAAAAGGAGCTTGTGGTTCTGCATCTGCACAAGCAGAACTATGAAAAAGCCCTTGAAATGGTTGAAAACATTCTGGCTGCGGAGCCGGAATCCCCGGATTTTCTGATCATGAAGGCCTCCATTTTACAGACCCTTGATGCGGATGCTGAAATTATTCCGATCTATGAAAGGGTCCTGTCCATTGACCCCGAGCGCCAGCAAGTCTATAAAATTCTGGGCAAACTGTATATGGATCAGGGCCAGCTGGATCAGGCCCGGGAGGTGTTCAAAAAAATGGTGGATATTTTTCCCGAGGATTATGTCGGGCATTTCCATTTGGGAAAAATTCACGCCAGCCAAAACAATTTTGAGGCGGCGGCGTCCGCATTCAAAAAAACCATTTCGCTGGCCCCTTCATTGAATCAGCCGCGCTGGGAGCTGGTCAAGCTCTATAAGGCCCGGAATATGGAGGATAAGGCCATCTCCGTCTATGAGGATATTCTGGCGAATGATCCGGATAATGTGGCGGCAGCCATTGAACTGAGTCTGGCCTATTACACCCGGTTTCGAACCCAGGCGGCAGACGAGATCCTGGCCGACCTCGGGCGCCGAAGTATTGATGATGCCAGTGTCATCCGCACGGTGATTCAGCGGCTGGTGCTTAAGGAAAGATACGATGAGGCCTTAACTGTGCTCCAGGGCATGCTTTCAAGCGCCCCGAATAACCCCGGCCTGCATTACGCAGCCGGGATTGTGCATTACAATCTGGATGCGGTGGATGAAGCCGTGGCGGCGTTTGAGGCCGTGCCCCGGAAGTCGCAGTTCTACCTTAATGCCGCGATTCATCGGGGGATCATCGCCTACCAGCAGGAGGATCTGGACCGGGCCATCAGCATACTCAAAAACGCGCTGGATGCCGTGGACAAAGAAGGAAAGGCCGAAATTATTCCCTATCTGAGTTCTTTTTACAAGGAAAAAGGGGAACTGGATGCGGCGGAGACCCTGATTCAAAAGGGCATCGAGATGGATCCGGATAATACAGAGCTCCATTTTGAACTGGGCGTGATCTATGACAAAAAGGGGCAGACCGATGCGGCCATTGAGCAGATGAAAAAGGTGATTGAGCAGGATCCGGAGCATGCGGATGCGCTCAATTATCTGGGCTATACCTATGCGGATCAGGGTATCCATCTTGAAGAAGCCGAAGCCATGATCCGTAAGGCCCTTGAGCAGAAACCGGAGAACGGCTATATCATCGACAGCCTGGGATGGGTGTATTATCAGCGGGGGGATTATGAAAAAGCCATTGAATACATTGAAAAAGCCGTTCAGTTGATTGGGGATGACCCGATTTTGCTCGAACATCTGGGCGATGTGTATGACAAGCTCGGCAAGCCGCAGAGGGCTCTTGACGCCTACGAAAAGGCGCTTGAAAAAAACGCGGAAAATGCGGCCTCTCTTGAAGGAAAAATCGAAGCCCTGAAACGAAGCGGGTTATAG
- a CDS encoding RNA polymerase factor sigma-32: MPNNKEKSSKKQKNDKAVAETLEGVLEETDIQRKKAEEKTETVEPDKSLVKYDPLQRYLSEINHYRLLTREEEIELGKRIRENADKEAAYTLATANLRLVVKIALEFQRVWMQNLLDLIQEGNIGLMHAVQKFDPYKNVKFSYYASFWIKAYILKFIMDNWRLVKIGTTQGQRKLFFKLKKEKQNLIDQGFVPQPKLLSDRLGVSEQEITQMDQRLDGWDVSLDEPLKDDSDTERGQFFSSPEASVEDQMAKKEVEGLLQEKVAEFRQQLTEREIEIFDKRIFTDTPQTLQDIGDKYNISRERVRQLEKNIVKKMRTFFEREIPDFELYE; this comes from the coding sequence ATGCCAAACAATAAAGAGAAATCCTCAAAAAAGCAGAAAAATGATAAAGCGGTTGCCGAAACCCTGGAAGGGGTCTTGGAGGAAACCGATATCCAGCGGAAAAAGGCGGAAGAGAAAACCGAGACGGTTGAGCCGGATAAAAGCCTGGTTAAATATGATCCCCTGCAGCGCTATCTATCGGAAATCAATCATTACCGGCTTCTAACCCGGGAGGAAGAGATTGAGCTCGGCAAGCGCATCCGCGAAAACGCGGATAAGGAGGCTGCCTATACCTTAGCCACCGCCAACCTGCGGCTGGTGGTTAAAATTGCGCTGGAATTTCAGCGGGTCTGGATGCAGAATCTTCTGGATTTAATTCAGGAAGGCAATATCGGTCTGATGCATGCGGTGCAGAAATTTGATCCTTACAAAAATGTCAAATTTTCTTATTACGCCTCATTCTGGATCAAGGCCTATATCCTGAAGTTTATTATGGATAATTGGCGGCTGGTCAAGATCGGCACCACCCAGGGGCAGCGGAAGCTTTTTTTCAAGTTAAAGAAGGAGAAGCAGAATCTGATTGACCAGGGATTCGTGCCGCAGCCCAAGCTGCTTTCAGACCGGCTCGGGGTCTCGGAGCAGGAGATTACCCAAATGGACCAGCGCCTGGACGGGTGGGATGTATCCCTGGATGAGCCGTTAAAGGATGATTCTGATACCGAGCGGGGCCAGTTTTTCAGTTCACCTGAGGCCTCGGTCGAAGACCAGATGGCCAAAAAAGAGGTCGAGGGCCTGCTTCAGGAAAAAGTGGCCGAGTTTCGTCAGCAGTTGACCGAGCGGGAAATCGAGATATTTGATAAGCGCATCTTTACCGATACCCCTCAGACGCTTCAGGACATCGGCGATAAGTACAATATTTCCAGAGAGCGGGTGCGGCAGCTGGAGAAAAATATTGTCAAAAAGATGCGTACCTTTTTTGAACGGGAAATCCCTGATTTTGAACTCTATGAATAG
- a CDS encoding class I SAM-dependent methyltransferase, whose amino-acid sequence MDESSIINTYKRYAGSYDKIFGRIFEQGRKTAVAKMGCCSGDRVLEVGIGTGLALTYYPEDVQVYGIDISPDMLGVARENIAKACLSNICLSIMDAQKICFPDNYFDKISAMYVATVVPDPQLMMDEIKRVCKPDGDLFILNHFSNNHFFPSLFETMLTPLQKVLGFRPRFSKQRFIAENALDVMDVTPVNLFGYWTLIHAKNRKFPVNKPSAS is encoded by the coding sequence ATGGATGAATCATCAATAATAAATACCTATAAACGGTATGCGGGAAGCTATGATAAAATTTTCGGCCGCATTTTTGAGCAGGGCCGGAAAACGGCGGTGGCAAAGATGGGTTGCTGCAGCGGGGACAGGGTTCTGGAGGTTGGTATCGGCACGGGGCTGGCGCTAACCTATTATCCTGAGGATGTCCAGGTGTACGGTATTGATATCTCTCCGGATATGCTGGGGGTTGCCCGCGAAAACATCGCGAAGGCCTGTTTGTCAAATATTTGCCTCTCCATCATGGATGCCCAAAAAATTTGCTTTCCGGATAATTATTTTGATAAGATTTCAGCCATGTATGTGGCCACTGTTGTGCCCGACCCCCAATTAATGATGGATGAGATAAAGCGCGTCTGCAAGCCGGACGGGGATCTTTTTATTTTAAACCATTTCAGCAATAATCATTTTTTTCCCAGCCTGTTTGAGACCATGTTAACGCCCCTTCAAAAGGTCCTGGGCTTTCGTCCCCGGTTTTCCAAACAGCGGTTTATCGCCGAAAATGCGCTGGACGTGATGGATGTCACGCCGGTGAATCTGTTCGGATACTGGACCCTGATCCACGCCAAAAACCGTAAATTTCCGGTTAATAAGCCTTCGGCATCTTAA
- a CDS encoding enoyl-CoA hydratase-related protein, translated as MSYNTIIYEEQNGVATITINRPKSLNALNSEVLHELTPLLESIAQKEEIRVLIITGAGEKAFVAGADISELAELNALQGKYFVKTGHECMAKLQNLPIPVIAAVNGFALGGGLELAIACDFIYASENAKFGLPEITLGLIPGFGGTQRLARIVGKNIAKEMIFTGKPISAKEARDLGIVNKILAHEDLMTETRKTAESISAKGRVSLNAAKEAVNRGVEVDLLTGCSIEIDAFGLCMASEDAREGTSAFLEKRKPNFKGNLKG; from the coding sequence ATGTCCTACAACACGATCATTTATGAAGAACAAAACGGTGTCGCCACCATTACCATCAACCGGCCGAAATCCTTAAACGCCCTTAACTCGGAAGTTTTACATGAGCTCACGCCTTTGCTGGAGAGCATCGCCCAAAAGGAAGAAATCCGGGTGTTAATTATCACCGGGGCCGGCGAGAAGGCATTTGTAGCAGGTGCGGACATTTCAGAACTGGCTGAGTTAAACGCCCTTCAGGGGAAATATTTTGTTAAAACCGGCCATGAATGCATGGCCAAACTGCAGAACCTGCCAATCCCTGTGATTGCAGCGGTAAACGGGTTTGCGCTGGGCGGCGGGCTTGAACTGGCAATTGCCTGCGATTTTATCTATGCCTCGGAAAACGCCAAATTCGGGCTTCCGGAAATCACCCTGGGCCTCATTCCCGGCTTCGGCGGCACCCAGCGACTGGCCAGGATTGTGGGCAAAAATATCGCCAAAGAGATGATCTTTACCGGAAAACCCATTTCTGCCAAAGAGGCCCGGGATCTGGGCATTGTAAACAAAATTCTCGCCCATGAAGATCTGATGACGGAAACCCGAAAAACCGCGGAAAGCATATCCGCCAAAGGCAGGGTCTCGCTCAATGCCGCCAAGGAAGCAGTTAATCGCGGGGTGGAAGTGGATCTGCTCACCGGCTGCAGCATCGAAATCGACGCGTTCGGGCTTTGCATGGCCAGCGAGGATGCCCGGGAGGGCACGAGCGCGTTTCTTGAAAAGCGAAAACCCAATTTTAAAGGAAATTTGAAGGGATAA
- a CDS encoding ACT domain-containing protein: MKAEQISIFLENKAGRLSEVTETLAEAGVNIRALSLADTTDFGVLRLIVDDNQKAEEALKSAGFTVRITHVAAVEVDDRPGGLHFILNVLTEANINVEYMYAFVAQSGDKAIMVFRFDQLEEAISMLEKNNVTVISGSKLYTL; encoded by the coding sequence ATGAAAGCCGAACAAATATCCATTTTTCTGGAAAACAAGGCCGGCCGCCTGTCCGAGGTCACGGAGACACTGGCTGAGGCCGGGGTCAACATCCGGGCCCTGTCCCTGGCGGACACCACGGATTTCGGGGTCTTGAGGCTGATTGTGGACGACAACCAAAAGGCGGAAGAGGCACTAAAATCCGCCGGTTTTACGGTCCGCATCACGCATGTGGCGGCCGTCGAAGTTGATGACCGGCCGGGCGGTCTCCATTTTATTCTCAATGTCCTGACTGAGGCCAATATCAATGTGGAATATATGTATGCATTTGTAGCCCAAAGCGGAGACAAGGCCATCATGGTTTTCCGGTTTGACCAGCTGGAAGAGGCCATCTCCATGCTTGAAAAAAATAATGTCACCGTCATCAGCGGCAGCAAGCTCTATACCCTGTAA